Proteins from a genomic interval of Rubinisphaera italica:
- a CDS encoding beta-ketoacyl-[acyl-carrier-protein] synthase family protein, with amino-acid sequence MISHQVSPVVITGVGVVSPIGIGKQAFWKSLIEARSGVGPLKSVPSSRLPSKIGAEIHDFDPYDYIYNRKSIKVMSRDVQLGVAAASMSMKDAGLKSGQVDPNRLGVVFGAGHISSTPEELVAAARNDGGGNQLDQFDRWGEERMGKIPPLWLLRQLPNMPACHIAIEHDARCHNNTITSRESSALLAMSEAMGTIQRGAADCMIVGAASSATDPFDVARFNSFESLTRRVDDPERACRPFDRDRDGTVVGEGAAVFVLESYEHAVRRGANIYAELMAVGSGCDGRTNDPKNPGAGLVASINSIIRRTGIRPEEIGHINAHGKSTQRDDLVEASAYHSAMGNAASKLSVIALGSYFGQFDAGTGAVELAGSILAMHHRELPVTLNYETPDPGCRLNVVRDQSRPLYNSLAMSVNRTSMGQSTAALLRAV; translated from the coding sequence ATGATATCACATCAGGTAAGCCCCGTAGTTATTACGGGCGTCGGTGTCGTTTCTCCAATCGGGATCGGAAAGCAGGCATTCTGGAAAAGCCTGATTGAGGCCAGATCCGGTGTGGGCCCCTTAAAATCCGTCCCCTCTTCTCGGTTGCCTTCTAAAATTGGGGCGGAAATCCACGATTTCGATCCCTACGACTACATCTACAATCGCAAATCAATCAAAGTGATGAGTCGTGATGTCCAGCTCGGCGTTGCCGCAGCCAGCATGAGCATGAAAGATGCAGGTCTGAAAAGCGGGCAGGTCGATCCTAATCGCCTCGGCGTTGTTTTTGGTGCAGGTCACATTTCCTCAACTCCAGAAGAACTCGTCGCAGCTGCCAGGAATGATGGAGGCGGAAATCAGCTCGATCAGTTTGATCGCTGGGGCGAAGAGCGTATGGGAAAAATTCCGCCGCTGTGGTTGCTGCGTCAATTGCCAAATATGCCCGCCTGTCATATCGCCATCGAACACGATGCTCGTTGTCACAACAATACGATTACGAGTCGAGAATCTTCCGCTTTGCTCGCGATGTCTGAAGCGATGGGAACCATTCAACGTGGGGCTGCCGACTGCATGATTGTTGGAGCAGCCAGTTCAGCGACCGATCCTTTCGATGTCGCCCGTTTTAACTCTTTCGAAAGCCTGACTCGTCGAGTTGACGATCCAGAACGAGCCTGCCGACCGTTTGATCGCGATCGCGATGGCACGGTTGTCGGTGAAGGTGCTGCTGTGTTTGTCCTTGAAAGTTACGAGCATGCTGTCCGACGCGGAGCAAACATCTACGCCGAACTGATGGCAGTTGGTTCCGGTTGCGATGGTCGAACAAACGATCCGAAAAATCCCGGTGCTGGTTTGGTTGCTTCCATCAATTCAATCATCCGTCGTACCGGTATTCGACCTGAAGAAATTGGTCATATCAACGCACATGGTAAGAGTACACAACGGGACGACCTCGTCGAAGCGTCGGCATACCATAGCGCGATGGGCAATGCAGCATCTAAACTTTCTGTGATTGCCTTAGGCAGTTATTTCGGTCAATTCGATGCAGGAACCGGAGCAGTCGAACTGGCTGGTTCAATTCTGGCGATGCATCACCGTGAGTTGCCCGTCACCCTGAATTATGAAACTCCCGATCCGGGTTGTCGCTTGAACGTGGTTCGCGATCAGTCTCGACCACTGTACAATTCACTCGCCATGAGTGTGAATCGCACATCAATGGGCCAAAGCACTGCTGCCCTGCTTCGCGCCGTCTAA
- the asnB gene encoding asparagine synthase (glutamine-hydrolyzing): protein MCGIVGAISLDGRPEFPASTLEKMCQAIQHRGPDDEHKYFEPGLAIGARRLSIIDVAHGRQPISNEDGQIQVAFNGELFDFPILREQLIQKGHTFKTHCDTEAWAHLYEEHEDDVFLQARGQFAACVWDKKKRKLLLGRDRAGIAPLYYTVVGNWLLWSSEIRGLLASGLVKAQPDRLGLDYFFNFFCMPTRRTCFEGIHMLPPGHQLTVENGKMNVRCYWDLDFPDAGDERQFKNPAQAEEEFAEILEASVRRRLFSEVPVCCYISGGLDSMTILGTVSRVREKPIQAFTLSLEDSGPVDEREQAEESAKVLNCPIDVLSIKPTEIAKAFPEQIVATEGPIFDTSTACLMMLAKRVHERGFKVALTGEGADELLAGYIWFRMAQKFHFPGHPLPRLFQKVLPLIVGGGRKHQAPMAAFHGTRIAQQTSYELLGQSREVLYSDQMWKAVGDYSPYEDVPGNCDDRIRKWSSLNQSLYAGFKIMLPGLLLAGKGDRITMNSSVEGRYPFLDEALVEFCSQIPVDMKLRKGQNKWLLRQVAARTLPTQISGRPKTMFRAHLMANFLAPDSPRWVSQLLSEEALKKSGYFNPRGVQRAIEVQKRGGKRSMRRYVLDMGLMATLSTQLWHHLYIDPTLCDLPDWTGV, encoded by the coding sequence GTGTGCGGTATAGTCGGTGCGATTTCGCTGGATGGGAGGCCCGAGTTTCCGGCTTCAACACTGGAAAAGATGTGTCAGGCGATTCAGCATCGCGGTCCCGATGACGAACATAAGTATTTTGAACCCGGATTAGCGATCGGTGCCCGACGACTTTCAATCATTGATGTCGCGCACGGTCGTCAGCCGATCAGTAATGAAGATGGCCAAATTCAGGTCGCCTTCAATGGCGAGCTCTTCGACTTCCCCATTCTGCGGGAACAGCTCATACAAAAAGGCCACACGTTTAAAACGCATTGTGATACTGAAGCGTGGGCGCATCTGTACGAAGAACATGAAGATGATGTCTTCCTGCAGGCTCGTGGACAATTCGCTGCTTGTGTTTGGGACAAAAAGAAACGGAAGTTACTTTTAGGTCGCGATCGAGCCGGAATTGCACCACTGTATTATACGGTTGTGGGGAACTGGCTGCTGTGGTCCTCAGAAATTCGAGGCTTGCTCGCCAGCGGACTCGTCAAAGCTCAACCGGATCGACTCGGGCTCGATTACTTCTTCAATTTCTTTTGTATGCCGACGCGTCGAACCTGCTTCGAAGGGATCCACATGTTGCCACCCGGCCATCAATTGACGGTCGAGAATGGGAAGATGAATGTCCGCTGTTATTGGGATCTCGACTTTCCTGATGCTGGGGACGAACGACAATTCAAGAATCCAGCTCAAGCCGAAGAAGAGTTTGCGGAAATTCTGGAAGCCTCTGTTCGCAGACGCTTATTCAGCGAAGTCCCCGTCTGCTGTTATATCAGCGGAGGTCTCGATTCCATGACGATTCTCGGAACAGTTTCGCGTGTTCGTGAAAAGCCGATTCAGGCATTTACGCTTTCACTGGAAGATTCCGGTCCGGTCGATGAACGGGAGCAGGCTGAGGAGTCAGCTAAGGTCCTCAACTGTCCGATTGATGTCCTCAGTATCAAGCCGACTGAAATTGCGAAAGCGTTTCCCGAACAGATCGTTGCCACCGAAGGTCCAATATTTGATACCTCGACCGCTTGTCTGATGATGCTGGCCAAGCGCGTTCACGAACGAGGATTCAAAGTTGCATTGACCGGAGAGGGCGCCGACGAGTTGCTGGCTGGTTATATCTGGTTTCGCATGGCTCAGAAATTCCATTTCCCAGGCCATCCTCTGCCGAGATTATTTCAAAAAGTTCTCCCCCTCATTGTAGGTGGTGGACGTAAGCATCAAGCACCTATGGCAGCGTTTCACGGCACACGTATTGCTCAGCAAACTTCTTATGAACTGCTTGGACAGTCTCGCGAAGTCCTCTATTCCGATCAAATGTGGAAAGCCGTCGGAGACTATTCTCCTTACGAAGATGTTCCCGGCAATTGCGACGACCGCATTCGCAAATGGTCCTCATTGAATCAGTCTCTCTATGCCGGTTTCAAAATCATGTTGCCCGGTTTATTGCTGGCTGGAAAAGGGGATCGTATCACAATGAACAGTTCCGTCGAAGGACGATATCCGTTCCTGGATGAAGCCCTGGTGGAATTCTGCTCGCAAATTCCGGTCGATATGAAATTGCGAAAAGGCCAGAACAAATGGTTATTGCGTCAGGTAGCCGCCCGCACTTTGCCGACGCAAATTTCTGGTCGCCCGAAAACCATGTTCCGCGCTCACCTGATGGCCAATTTCCTCGCACCTGATTCTCCACGATGGGTCTCTCAATTGCTCAGCGAAGAAGCCTTGAAGAAATCAGGTTACTTCAATCCTCGGGGGGTACAACGAGCGATCGAGGTTCAAAAACGAGGTGGGAAGCGTTCCATGCGACGGTATGTTCTCGATATGGGCTTGATGGCAACCCTCTCGACGCAATTGTGGCATCACCTTTATATTGATCCCACTCTTTGTGATTTGCCAGACTGGACTGGCGTTTGA
- a CDS encoding aldo/keto reductase, producing MEYLKLNTGDQLPQLGYGFWKVDPQKIPSIVKQAVEAGYRHFDCACDYGNETEVGQGIASVLKEGQCQRDDLWLTSKLWNTFHAPEHVEEACKKTLHDLQVDQLDLYLIHFPISLKYVPIEKRYPPGWFFDPEAEHPKMETTPVPISETWQAMEELVDAGLVKNIGVSNFGTSLIRDLLSYARIRPAVLQIESHPYLTQEKLIRYCKEEEIAVTAFSPLGALSYLSLDMASQDDSVLTQPVVKAAAKQLGKTPAQIVLRWGVQRGTSIVPKTENPDRLIENISIFDFELTPGEMHAISSLNQNRRFNDPGDFAESAFNTFFPIYE from the coding sequence ATGGAATATCTCAAACTCAACACTGGCGATCAACTCCCGCAACTTGGTTATGGCTTCTGGAAAGTCGATCCGCAGAAAATCCCTTCGATTGTCAAACAAGCTGTCGAGGCAGGCTATCGACATTTCGATTGCGCTTGCGATTACGGCAATGAAACCGAAGTGGGGCAGGGGATTGCTTCTGTTCTGAAAGAGGGACAATGTCAGCGGGATGATTTGTGGCTGACGTCAAAACTGTGGAATACGTTTCACGCTCCTGAGCATGTGGAAGAAGCCTGCAAAAAGACGTTGCATGATCTGCAAGTCGATCAGCTCGATCTTTATCTAATTCACTTTCCGATTTCGTTGAAGTACGTGCCCATTGAAAAACGCTATCCTCCCGGCTGGTTTTTCGATCCCGAAGCCGAGCATCCTAAAATGGAAACGACCCCCGTACCCATTTCAGAAACCTGGCAGGCAATGGAAGAGTTGGTTGATGCCGGACTCGTTAAAAATATTGGAGTCTCGAACTTCGGAACTTCATTAATACGCGATTTGCTCAGTTACGCTCGAATTCGCCCTGCAGTTCTGCAAATCGAATCTCATCCCTACCTCACGCAGGAAAAACTGATTCGATATTGCAAAGAAGAAGAGATTGCCGTGACGGCTTTTTCTCCATTGGGAGCATTATCCTATCTCTCTCTCGATATGGCTTCACAAGATGATTCCGTGCTGACTCAGCCAGTCGTCAAAGCGGCTGCGAAGCAGTTGGGAAAAACTCCCGCACAGATTGTCCTTCGCTGGGGAGTGCAGCGTGGAACTTCGATTGTGCCGAAAACAGAAAATCCGGATCGACTCATCGAAAATATTTCTATTTTTGATTTTGAATTGACTCCGGGAGAAATGCACGCCATCTCGTCGTTAAATCAAAACCGTCGCTTCAATGACCCTGGCGACTTCGCGGAATCAGCTTTCAATACCTTTTTTCCGATTTACGAGTGA
- a CDS encoding SixA phosphatase family protein: MPRIVILMRHAKSSWKETGLSDIERPLNKRGLRIAPLMGEWLRSHRFEIEKCLCSTARRTRHTLECVQVGYDRQIPTEYSEKLYASSPHEIVRHLQELENEFQTVLVIAHNPGLETLVERWSGITRSFPTAAIAVFSFEELKDWSAISIESKPLEIQFQIPSQLQ; the protein is encoded by the coding sequence ATGCCGCGGATTGTCATACTGATGAGGCATGCCAAATCGAGCTGGAAAGAGACAGGGTTGAGCGATATCGAGCGTCCACTCAACAAGCGTGGACTGAGAATCGCTCCTTTAATGGGGGAATGGTTGCGATCTCATCGCTTTGAGATCGAGAAATGCCTTTGTTCAACGGCTCGAAGAACGAGGCATACTTTGGAATGCGTACAAGTCGGTTATGATCGGCAAATTCCAACCGAATATTCAGAAAAACTTTATGCGTCTTCCCCTCATGAAATCGTCAGGCATTTGCAGGAACTGGAAAATGAATTCCAGACGGTTCTGGTGATTGCCCATAATCCCGGGCTGGAAACACTTGTTGAGCGATGGTCGGGGATAACCCGATCCTTTCCGACGGCTGCGATTGCGGTCTTTTCCTTTGAAGAATTGAAAGACTGGAGTGCAATTTCAATCGAATCTAAGCCATTGGAAATACAATTTCAAATCCCGAGTCAACTCCAGTAG
- a CDS encoding CCA tRNA nucleotidyltransferase encodes MPADPQRQFAIEIVNRLVEEGYEAYWAGGCVRDFLLGNKPKDYDVATNALPLDIRRIFGQRKTLAVGESFGVIVVLGPSKEAGMIEVATFRSDGNYLDGRRPESIEFCSAQEDAKRRDYTINGMFFDPRNNQVLDYVGGQEDLKAGRIRAIGNPVERMTEDKLRMLRAVRFTARFGFDLDEQTAQGIRRMASEIEVVSRERISQELRLILAHPNRMLAVQLLESLQLLFPIFPVLESLWKPKVAEVIHQMLLAQQSDSFELAMAILLSVVIENETNSETVLNQFCRDLKLSNSEIETIHWLLIHRHVLKDANRLPLHQLKPLLINPNCELLLEWMHIAAKVQNSKSTDVDFCREYLNKTSKETLAPPPLVTGQDLIQAGLKPGPDFANLLKRVRNAQLDEQIATREEGLTLIGLSEND; translated from the coding sequence ATGCCTGCCGATCCTCAACGACAATTTGCAATCGAGATTGTCAATCGACTGGTCGAGGAAGGCTATGAAGCTTACTGGGCTGGTGGCTGTGTTCGGGATTTTTTACTGGGAAATAAACCGAAAGATTATGATGTTGCGACGAATGCCCTCCCCCTGGATATTCGCCGCATTTTCGGTCAACGAAAGACTTTGGCTGTCGGGGAAAGCTTTGGAGTAATCGTCGTTCTAGGGCCTTCAAAAGAAGCTGGTATGATTGAAGTGGCGACGTTTCGCTCAGATGGAAACTATCTGGATGGACGGCGCCCCGAATCTATTGAATTTTGCTCTGCCCAGGAAGATGCAAAACGTCGCGATTACACAATTAATGGTATGTTTTTTGATCCTCGAAATAATCAGGTTCTCGACTATGTTGGTGGTCAGGAAGATTTGAAAGCTGGCCGCATTCGAGCGATTGGTAATCCTGTCGAGCGGATGACCGAAGATAAACTCCGCATGCTACGCGCAGTTCGCTTCACTGCGCGATTTGGATTTGATCTGGATGAGCAGACCGCTCAGGGAATTCGCAGAATGGCTTCCGAAATCGAAGTCGTAAGCCGAGAACGAATTTCTCAGGAACTTCGCCTCATCCTGGCTCATCCCAATCGAATGCTTGCAGTGCAATTGCTGGAATCCTTGCAGTTGCTGTTTCCAATATTCCCGGTGCTTGAAAGCCTCTGGAAACCTAAAGTCGCTGAAGTCATCCATCAAATGCTTCTGGCTCAGCAATCAGACTCCTTTGAACTGGCCATGGCAATTCTTTTGAGTGTCGTCATCGAGAATGAAACTAATTCAGAAACGGTTCTCAATCAGTTCTGCCGAGATTTGAAACTTTCCAATTCAGAAATCGAAACGATCCACTGGCTACTGATACATCGTCATGTCCTCAAAGATGCTAACCGTCTCCCTTTGCATCAACTCAAACCACTCCTGATCAATCCGAATTGTGAACTTCTTCTGGAGTGGATGCATATCGCTGCCAAAGTGCAGAACAGTAAGTCAACTGATGTCGACTTTTGTCGCGAGTACCTCAACAAGACCTCGAAAGAAACTCTCGCTCCCCCACCACTGGTTACAGGGCAGGATCTCATTCAAGCTGGATTGAAACCCGGTCCCGATTTCGCAAACCTGCTCAAGAGGGTCCGTAATGCTCAACTTGATGAACAGATTGCGACCCGCGAAGAGGGCTTGACGCTTATTGGGCTGTCAGAAAATGACTGA
- a CDS encoding formylglycine-generating enzyme family protein: protein MILFGIISGLLVLPVGCGGGGDEGVSSAPAPPAPPKPASAVAPPAPAIGREGNPAQNNKVTNKPVELDVSEEDQSNLFVANTSGNFMQLDGSLFNQKYDQRNQLAFANPPGVTGNHFTIAAQPQNVVSGQRGAFNLPPNFKELPEFGYDATGWPLRIQCNVDQSVMAYIPEGVFIQGKNGADPKVGPEHPAFVSAYYMDIHEVTNENFSKYREYLSGIGERSPQSALSEGSGPTMPVSGVLWRDASAYLEFTGKQLPTESEWEKAARGAGGFDHPWGFGRAAWQKPRELMQISTPMTYPADKSPYGVFDMAGNVKEWCADWYAPNAYQLALSTDGSVPRNWEGPKSSEPKSTHVIKGNGENWTLWHREGASMTDRDPQVGFRGVLRLPRQ, encoded by the coding sequence TTGATTCTCTTCGGGATAATCAGTGGATTACTGGTGCTACCAGTTGGTTGTGGCGGTGGTGGGGATGAGGGGGTCTCATCTGCACCGGCCCCGCCTGCTCCCCCAAAACCAGCCTCAGCCGTCGCACCACCTGCTCCTGCGATTGGTCGGGAAGGAAACCCAGCTCAGAATAATAAAGTGACAAACAAACCAGTCGAACTCGATGTTTCCGAAGAAGACCAATCCAATCTCTTCGTCGCAAACACTTCCGGAAATTTTATGCAATTGGATGGATCGCTATTCAATCAAAAATACGATCAGCGAAATCAACTCGCCTTTGCAAATCCTCCTGGAGTCACAGGAAACCACTTCACAATTGCTGCCCAGCCACAAAACGTGGTATCGGGACAAAGGGGAGCTTTTAATTTACCCCCCAATTTTAAAGAACTCCCCGAATTCGGTTATGATGCAACCGGCTGGCCCTTACGAATTCAATGTAATGTTGATCAATCCGTTATGGCTTACATACCCGAGGGGGTCTTTATCCAAGGGAAAAATGGAGCTGATCCGAAAGTCGGTCCTGAACATCCGGCCTTTGTTTCCGCTTACTATATGGATATCCATGAAGTGACAAATGAAAACTTCAGTAAGTATCGGGAGTACCTGTCAGGAATAGGAGAGCGGTCACCACAGAGTGCATTGAGCGAAGGGAGCGGGCCGACGATGCCAGTCTCCGGAGTCCTCTGGCGAGATGCCAGTGCTTATCTTGAATTTACAGGAAAGCAATTGCCCACAGAATCCGAGTGGGAAAAAGCGGCACGCGGAGCAGGCGGATTCGATCATCCCTGGGGATTCGGCCGAGCCGCCTGGCAGAAGCCGCGAGAACTCATGCAAATTTCAACGCCAATGACATACCCTGCCGACAAAAGCCCCTATGGCGTTTTCGATATGGCGGGAAATGTTAAAGAGTGGTGTGCAGACTGGTACGCTCCCAATGCCTACCAACTCGCACTTTCCACTGATGGTTCTGTCCCCCGAAACTGGGAAGGACCAAAATCTTCTGAACCCAAGTCGACACACGTTATCAAAGGTAATGGAGAGAACTGGACCTTGTGGCATCGGGAAGGCGCCAGTATGACAGATCGAGATCCACAAGTTGGCTTCCGCGGTGTATTACGGTTGCCTCGTCAATAA
- a CDS encoding 3-hydroxyacyl-ACP dehydratase FabZ family protein, translated as MRFSLIDSVTEFDPGSSITIVKNLTRSEEYLADHFPGFPVMPGVMMLETLVQTGAWLMRLDTDFAYSTILLDEAKALRFKSFVAPGDQLIVNVQKHKADNETWTLKAQGKVRETEVVSARLVLKQFNLADRDQNFAENDRRLIEHMKLSWSELERVSTYKNNA; from the coding sequence GTGAGATTTTCATTAATTGATAGCGTTACCGAGTTCGATCCCGGTTCATCAATCACAATTGTCAAGAATTTGACACGATCAGAAGAGTATCTGGCCGATCATTTTCCTGGCTTTCCAGTGATGCCTGGTGTCATGATGCTCGAAACTCTGGTGCAGACAGGGGCCTGGTTAATGCGTCTGGACACCGATTTTGCATACAGCACAATTCTTCTGGATGAAGCCAAAGCTCTTCGTTTTAAGAGTTTTGTTGCGCCCGGTGATCAACTCATCGTCAATGTGCAGAAACACAAAGCGGACAATGAGACCTGGACTTTAAAGGCTCAGGGGAAAGTTCGGGAGACTGAAGTTGTCAGTGCTCGATTGGTTCTCAAGCAGTTCAATCTGGCCGATCGTGACCAAAATTTTGCAGAAAATGATCGACGATTGATCGAGCATATGAAACTGTCATGGTCTGAACTGGAACGTGTTTCGACCTATAAAAACAACGCCTGA
- the fabG gene encoding 3-oxoacyl-[acyl-carrier-protein] reductase encodes MRFEGKKVLVTGGSRGIGRAIVEGFVREGAEVAFVYHSNQTAAEDVIATLSGEGFQTVTAHQCDVSQKDQVDALVESLIEKWDRIDVLVNNAGIVKDGLMATMDGDAWLDVINTNLNSVFYFCRAVTRQMMSQRYGRVVNMSSVAAEFPNQGQVNYAASKGGVQGLTRCMATELGKRGVTVNAIAPGFIETDMTEAVRNAAESEIKKMIPLRRLGRAEDIANAALFLASDGASYVTGQILTIDGGLTLGGI; translated from the coding sequence ATGAGATTTGAAGGTAAAAAAGTCCTTGTCACCGGGGGGAGCCGTGGTATTGGACGAGCGATTGTTGAGGGTTTTGTCCGTGAAGGAGCCGAGGTTGCATTTGTATATCACTCGAATCAAACAGCGGCTGAGGATGTCATTGCGACACTTTCCGGAGAAGGTTTTCAGACAGTCACTGCTCATCAATGCGATGTGTCTCAGAAAGATCAGGTCGATGCACTGGTCGAGTCTCTGATTGAAAAATGGGACCGGATTGATGTGCTAGTCAACAATGCCGGAATCGTCAAAGACGGTTTAATGGCGACCATGGACGGCGATGCCTGGTTGGATGTCATCAACACCAATCTCAACAGCGTCTTCTATTTCTGTCGGGCTGTCACAAGACAAATGATGTCGCAGCGGTATGGTCGAGTTGTTAATATGTCCAGTGTTGCTGCAGAATTCCCCAATCAGGGACAAGTGAATTACGCTGCCAGTAAGGGTGGAGTGCAGGGCTTAACTCGTTGTATGGCAACAGAATTGGGAAAACGAGGTGTCACTGTCAATGCGATCGCTCCTGGTTTTATTGAAACTGATATGACAGAAGCTGTCCGCAACGCCGCTGAAAGTGAAATCAAGAAGATGATTCCCCTGCGACGTTTGGGGCGAGCCGAAGACATCGCTAATGCGGCTCTATTTCTGGCCAGTGACGGAGCATCCTATGTGACCGGTCAAATCCTCACAATTGACGGTGGTTTGACACTCGGGGGCATATAA
- a CDS encoding acyl carrier protein has protein sequence MPSSEEIYSKVQETLIDALGVDDDEVTPEATLVGDLGAESIDFLDIVFRLEKTFDIKIPRGELFPENLAAANSDFVKDGQVTEAGLAELREKMPHADIDQLADDPQVENIQNLFTVQMICNFISNKLNS, from the coding sequence ATGCCCTCTAGTGAAGAAATTTATTCTAAGGTTCAGGAAACCCTGATTGACGCCTTAGGTGTGGATGACGATGAAGTAACACCCGAAGCGACTCTGGTCGGTGACTTGGGAGCTGAGTCGATTGACTTTCTCGATATCGTTTTCCGATTGGAAAAAACATTCGATATCAAAATTCCCCGTGGGGAATTGTTCCCGGAGAATTTGGCAGCTGCTAATTCCGATTTCGTAAAAGATGGTCAGGTGACTGAAGCGGGGCTGGCAGAATTACGAGAAAAAATGCCACATGCCGACATCGATCAGCTGGCTGATGATCCCCAGGTCGAGAACATTCAAAACCTGTTCACCGTTCAGATGATCTGCAATTTCATCTCCAATAAGCTCAACAGCTAA
- a CDS encoding 3-hydroxyacyl-ACP dehydratase FabZ family protein, producing MRWFWVDRFVEFKSGISATSIKNVSLAEEHLHDHFPGFAVMPGSLIVEGLAQTGGILLGEKFNFEHIVILAKVPKIKFHSHACPGDQLRYHADLIEANEEGGRVNCTAHVGDRLVTEGEIIFAHLDQMDSSMAQAIDQKNFVFSMGLMSILDVDSMSEAVNQTSTAPENSK from the coding sequence ATGCGTTGGTTTTGGGTGGATCGCTTTGTGGAATTCAAATCGGGAATTTCCGCAACTTCGATCAAAAATGTCTCACTGGCAGAAGAGCATCTTCACGATCACTTTCCGGGCTTTGCAGTCATGCCGGGCTCTTTAATCGTGGAAGGTCTGGCCCAAACCGGGGGGATTCTGCTCGGCGAAAAGTTCAACTTTGAACACATTGTCATTCTGGCTAAAGTTCCCAAAATTAAATTTCACAGCCATGCATGCCCCGGAGATCAGCTTCGCTATCATGCGGATTTGATTGAAGCCAACGAAGAAGGCGGCCGCGTCAACTGTACTGCCCATGTTGGTGACAGACTTGTCACTGAAGGGGAAATCATTTTTGCTCACCTGGACCAGATGGACTCATCAATGGCTCAGGCGATCGATCAGAAAAACTTTGTGTTTTCTATGGGGCTGATGAGCATTTTGGACGTGGACAGCATGAGCGAAGCTGTAAATCAAACGTCAACAGCGCCGGAAAATTCCAAATAG
- the fabF gene encoding beta-ketoacyl-ACP synthase II yields the protein MSTRKRVVITGIGCITPLGLDIETTWSALQAGKSGVGSITYFDASSFPTRFAAEVKGFDLADYVDDSTPYQHSTSNTKFAIGAASQAVKDSGILEGDLDPTMFGIYLGAGEGQQDFPLFMKIISNSEHDGEIDLERFTELGLQQLNPYFEVEQEPNMPAGHLAALFNAQGPNLNCLTACAASSQAIGEAAELIRRGEATAMLSGGSHSMIHPFGVTGFNLLTALSTRNEDPQHASRPFDKNRDGFVLGEGSGMLILEELEHAKQRGAKIYGEVLGYGSTADAYRITDIHPKGRGAIGCIEMALRDAGLNNDQIDYVNAHGTSTSVNDKVETMAIKGALGASAQKTPVSSIKSMMGHLIAAAGSVEALTCLMAIRDNVLPPTMNYETPDPECDLDYIPNKAREAQAKYALSNSFGFGGQNVSLILGEFSG from the coding sequence ATGTCAACAAGAAAACGCGTTGTTATTACCGGTATTGGATGCATTACTCCTCTGGGCCTCGATATCGAAACGACCTGGTCGGCACTGCAGGCAGGAAAATCAGGAGTAGGATCAATCACTTACTTTGATGCTTCTTCTTTTCCCACTCGCTTTGCCGCTGAGGTAAAAGGCTTCGATCTTGCTGATTATGTCGATGACTCAACACCTTATCAGCATTCAACCAGCAATACGAAATTTGCGATCGGGGCGGCTTCTCAGGCGGTCAAAGATTCCGGAATTCTGGAAGGCGATTTAGATCCAACCATGTTTGGCATCTATCTCGGTGCCGGTGAAGGGCAGCAGGATTTTCCACTCTTCATGAAGATTATCTCCAATTCAGAGCATGATGGCGAAATCGATCTGGAGCGTTTCACTGAACTTGGTCTCCAGCAGTTGAATCCCTATTTTGAGGTGGAGCAGGAGCCAAATATGCCAGCGGGGCATCTTGCAGCATTATTTAATGCTCAGGGGCCCAATTTGAACTGTTTAACGGCCTGTGCTGCTTCCAGTCAGGCGATCGGCGAAGCTGCCGAGCTGATTCGTCGCGGTGAAGCGACTGCAATGCTCTCTGGTGGATCTCACAGCATGATCCATCCCTTCGGTGTGACTGGTTTCAACTTGCTCACCGCACTTTCTACACGTAATGAGGATCCTCAGCACGCCTCTCGACCGTTCGATAAGAATCGGGATGGATTTGTCCTTGGAGAAGGTTCTGGCATGTTGATTCTCGAGGAGCTGGAGCATGCCAAACAACGAGGAGCGAAAATTTACGGTGAAGTACTCGGATATGGCAGTACTGCAGACGCATACAGGATCACGGATATTCACCCTAAAGGGCGGGGCGCGATCGGCTGCATCGAAATGGCATTACGGGATGCTGGTTTGAACAACGATCAGATCGATTATGTCAATGCTCATGGGACGAGCACTTCAGTTAACGACAAAGTCGAAACGATGGCGATAAAAGGAGCATTGGGTGCCTCAGCACAAAAGACACCTGTCTCCAGTATTAAGAGTATGATGGGACACTTAATCGCAGCTGCGGGAAGTGTCGAAGCACTCACCTGCCTGATGGCCATTCGTGACAATGTCCTCCCACCTACCATGAACTACGAAACCCCCGATCCAGAGTGTGATCTGGATTATATCCCCAACAAAGCCAGAGAAGCCCAGGCGAAGTATGCTTTATCCAACAGTTTTGGATTTGGCGGTCAGAATGTTTCGCTGATTTTGGGTGAGTTTTCCGGCTAA